The following coding sequences lie in one bacterium genomic window:
- a CDS encoding 6-phosphofructokinase — protein sequence MIKRVGVLTGGGDCPGLNAVIRAIVRRSLMHGGYEIIGIKQGWKGLVENITVPLRREDVRGILHKGGTILGTSRTNIFKNPELAGKAMENYKSLKLD from the coding sequence ATGATCAAGAGAGTAGGCGTGCTGACCGGCGGCGGTGACTGTCCGGGGCTCAACGCGGTGATAAGGGCGATAGTGCGCAGGTCGCTGATGCACGGCGGTTATGAGATCATCGGCATCAAACAGGGTTGGAAGGGCCTGGTGGAGAATATCACCGTGCCCCTCAGGCGCGAGGATGTGCGGGGGATACTCCACAAGGGCGGCACGATACTAGGCACCAGCCGCACCAACATATTCAAGAATCCGGAGCTGGCCGGCAAGGCGATGGAAAACTACAAGTCGCTCAAGCTGGAT